The following proteins come from a genomic window of Populus nigra chromosome 6, ddPopNigr1.1, whole genome shotgun sequence:
- the LOC133697110 gene encoding uncharacterized protein LOC133697110 isoform X1: protein MNFLLRPTTHQVIKEQVPAPVPALESPSPAVTLEGLIAEDSFPQSEVRDMGIGGENGSVAATKNDSSLVLENHSDVSEEEGWIVIPFGELSDDWKNAPDIHSLRSLDRSFVFPGEQVHILACLSAYKQDTEIITPFKVAAVMSKNGIGQSPEKQNGNLKDGGSSVSALGEVSSDSQVIGLNGNGASKQKTDPQGDISASKSFLRMEDYKRQTEMLLQRFKNSHFFVRIAESGEPLWSRKSALDQEYSEMDSQNKPQRTKKTADNTFHLSALIDRGNFDANVSGGAARNGVSCCSLSNGDIVLLLQVNVGVNFFRDPVIEILQFEKYQERNRFPENQDNLNYSNYDPCGELLKWLLPVDNTLSSPARSLPPPQLGSNSGFGGASQKSSSSGSQLFSHFRSYSMSSLPQNSAPPPQPVKAQSSKPNFDLEDWDQYSSQKLWKSQKPADEELLSIRGVSLERERFSVRCGLEGIYIPGRRWLRKLEIIQPVEIHSFAADCNTDDLLCVQIKNVSPAITPDIVLYIDTITIVFEEASKSGLPSSLPIACIEAGNDHSLPNLALRRGEEHSFILKPASFVKDSKVHRERLSPSLSLHLVPNTVEGRSAMNVDQYAIIVSCRSNYTESRLFFKQPTSWRPRNSRDLLISVASEMSGQSSGPNERVSQLPVQVLALRASNLTSEDLTLTVLAPASFTSPPSVGSLSSSPTTPMSSFVGLPESTGIITGEKYCSAVQALTSVTTTSEIIEQSSPISDVISSTGLGCTHLWLQSRVPLGCVPAQSTATIKLELLPLTDGIISLDTLQIDVKEKGLTYIPENSLKINATSSISTGII from the exons ATGAATTTTCTGTTGCGCCCTACCACTCACCAAGTAATCAAAGAACAGGTTCCTGCTCCTGTTCCTGCTCTTGAATCTCCTTCTCCAGCTGTGACTTTGGAGGGTCTTATAGCTGAAGATTCATTCCCTCAATCTGAAGTTCGTGATATGGGTATTGGTGGTGAAAATGGATCTGTTGCTGCTACAAAGAATGATTCATCACTTGTCTTGGAGAACCACTCTGATGTTTCTGAAGAAGAAGGATGGATCGTCATCCCATTTG GGGAACTTTCTGATGACTGGAAGAATGCACCAGATATACATTCATTACGCTCCTTGGATCGGTCATTTGTTTTTCCTG GTGAACAAGTTCATATTCTGGCATGTTTATCAGCATACAAGCAGGATACAGAAATTATTACTCCATTTAAAGTTGCTGCAGTGATGTCTAAAAATGGAATAGGGCAAAGCCCTGAGAAACAAAATGGAAATTTGAAAGATGGAGGTAGTTCGGTTTCTGCACTAGGGGAAGTGAGTTCTGATAGTCAAGTAATAGGCCTTAATGGCAATGGCGCATCAAAACAGAAGACTGATCCACAAGGGGATATTTCTGCTAGCAAATCCTTTCTCAGAATGGAGGATTACAAAAGACAAACTGAAATGTTATTGCAAAGATTTAAGAACTCCCATTTTTTTGTTAGGATTGCAGAGTCGGGTGAACCACTTTGGTCAAGAAAAAGTGCACTTGATCAAGAATACTCTGAGATGGATAGTCAGAACAAACCACAAAGAACCAAGAAAACTGCAGATAACACGTTCCATCTTAGTGCTCTTATTGATAGAGGAAATTTTGATGCCAATGTCTCTGGTGGTGCCGCAAGGAATGGTGTTAGCTGTTGCTCTCTTTCTAATGGAGATATAGTG CTGCTTTTACAGGTTAATGTTGGTGTTAATTTTTTCAGAGACCCGGTCATTGAGATTCTTCAGTTTGAGAAATATCAGGAGAGAAATCGGTTTCCTGAGAACCAAGACAACTTAAATTACAGTAATTATGACCCATGTGGAGAACTATTAAAATGGTTGCTTCCTGTGGATAACACCTTATCTTCTCCCGCTCGTTCTTTGCCTCCTCCTCAGTTAGGTTCCAATTCAGGATTCGGTGGTGCATCACAGAAGTCTTCCTCATCTGGTTCTCAGCTCTTCTCTCATTTTAGAAGTTACTCCATGTCATCACTGCCTCAAAATTCTGCTCCACCTCCACAACCTGTTAAAGCCCAAAGCTCTAAGCCCAACTTTGACCTTGAAGATTGGGATCAGTACTCATCTCAGAAGTTATGGAAAAGTCAAAAACCTGCGGATGAAGAGCTTTTATCTATCCGAGGTGTAtcattagagagagagaggttttcTGTTCGCTGTGGGTTGGAAGGCATCTACATTCCAGGAAGAAGATGGTTGAGGAAACTTGAAATAATTCAACCTGTAGAAATTCATTCTTTTGCTGCTGACTGCAATACAGATGACCTTCTTTGTGTTCAGATTAAG AACGTATCTCCAGCAATTACACCGGATATTGTGTTATATATAGATACTATAACTATTGTTTTTGAGGAAGCTTCAAAGAGTGGACTTCCCTCATCATTACCAATTGCATGTATTGAAGCTGGAAATGATCACAGTTTGCCAAATCTAGCCCTCag GAGAGGTGAGGAGCACTCATTCATTCTCAAACCAGCATCCTTTGTGAAGGATTCCAAAGTTCACAGAGAAAGACTATCCCCATCATTAAGTCTGCATCTTGTACCAAATACTGTGGAAGGCAGGAGTGCAATGAATGTTGACCAGTATGCAATTATTGTATCTTGTCGCAGTAACTACACTG AGTCAAGACTCTTTTTTAAGCAGCCAACTAGTTGGCGACCGCGTAACTCAAGGGATCTTTTGATCTCTGTTGCATCTGAAATGTCAGGACAATCTTCTGGGCCCAATGAGAGAGTCTCCCAGCTTCCAGTTCAg GTTTTAGCTTTACGGGCTTCAAATTTGACATCTGAAGATCTAACTCTGACGGTTCTGGCTCCTGCCTCATTTACTTCACCTCCATCAGTGGGGTCCTTGAGTTCTTCACCGACAACACCAATGAGCTCATTTGTTGGTTTGCCCGAGTCTACAGGTATAATAACTGGTGAGAAATATTGCTCTGCAGTGCAGGCACTGACCTCTGTGACTACCACTTCAGAAATTATCGAACAGTCTTCTCCCATATCTGATGTTATTTCGAGTACAGGCTTGGGTTGTACACATCTGTGGCTGCAGAGCAGAGTTCCATTAGG ATGCGTTCCTGCTCAATCTACGGCTACTATTAAGCTTGAGCTACTTCCCTTGACTGATGGGATAATTTCCCTGGACACTTTACAGATAGATGTTAAGGAGAAAG GTCTAACCTATATTCCCGAGAACTCTCTAAAGATAAATGCAACTTCCAGCATTTCCACGGGGATCATCTAG
- the LOC133697110 gene encoding uncharacterized protein LOC133697110 isoform X2 gives MNFLLRPTTHQVIKEQVPAPVPALESPSPAVTLEGLIAEDSFPQSEVRDMGIGGENGSVAATKNDSSLVLENHSDVSEEEGWIVIPFGELSDDWKNAPDIHSLRSLDRSFVFPGEQVHILACLSAYKQDTEIITPFKVAAVMSKNGIGQSPEKQNGNLKDGGSSVSALGEVSSDSQVIGLNGNGASKQKTDPQGDISASKSFLRMEDYKRQTEMLLQRFKNSHFFVRIAESGEPLWSRKSALDQEYSEMDSQNKPQRTKKTADNTFHLSALIDRGNFDANVSGGAARNGVSCCSLSNGDIVLLLQVNVGVNFFRDPVIEILQFEKYQERNRFPENQDNLNYSNYDPCGELLKWLLPVDNTLSSPARSLPPPQLGSNSGFGGASQKSSSSGSQLFSHFRSYSMSSLPQNSAPPPQPVKAQSSKPNFDLEDWDQYSSQKLWKSQKPADEELLSIRGVSLERERFSVRCGLEGIYIPGRRWLRKLEIIQPVEIHSFAADCNTDDLLCVQIKNVSPAITPDIVLYIDTITIVFEEASKSGLPSSLPIACIEAGNDHSLPNLALRRGEEHSFILKPASFVKDSKVHRERLSPSLSLHLVPNTVEGRSAMNVDQYAIIVSCRSNYTESRLFFKQPTSWRPRNSRDLLISVASEMSGQSSGPNERVSQLPVQVLALRASNLTSEDLTLTVLAPASFTSPPSVGSLSSSPTTPMSSFVGLPESTGIITGLGCTHLWLQSRVPLGCVPAQSTATIKLELLPLTDGIISLDTLQIDVKEKGLTYIPENSLKINATSSISTGII, from the exons ATGAATTTTCTGTTGCGCCCTACCACTCACCAAGTAATCAAAGAACAGGTTCCTGCTCCTGTTCCTGCTCTTGAATCTCCTTCTCCAGCTGTGACTTTGGAGGGTCTTATAGCTGAAGATTCATTCCCTCAATCTGAAGTTCGTGATATGGGTATTGGTGGTGAAAATGGATCTGTTGCTGCTACAAAGAATGATTCATCACTTGTCTTGGAGAACCACTCTGATGTTTCTGAAGAAGAAGGATGGATCGTCATCCCATTTG GGGAACTTTCTGATGACTGGAAGAATGCACCAGATATACATTCATTACGCTCCTTGGATCGGTCATTTGTTTTTCCTG GTGAACAAGTTCATATTCTGGCATGTTTATCAGCATACAAGCAGGATACAGAAATTATTACTCCATTTAAAGTTGCTGCAGTGATGTCTAAAAATGGAATAGGGCAAAGCCCTGAGAAACAAAATGGAAATTTGAAAGATGGAGGTAGTTCGGTTTCTGCACTAGGGGAAGTGAGTTCTGATAGTCAAGTAATAGGCCTTAATGGCAATGGCGCATCAAAACAGAAGACTGATCCACAAGGGGATATTTCTGCTAGCAAATCCTTTCTCAGAATGGAGGATTACAAAAGACAAACTGAAATGTTATTGCAAAGATTTAAGAACTCCCATTTTTTTGTTAGGATTGCAGAGTCGGGTGAACCACTTTGGTCAAGAAAAAGTGCACTTGATCAAGAATACTCTGAGATGGATAGTCAGAACAAACCACAAAGAACCAAGAAAACTGCAGATAACACGTTCCATCTTAGTGCTCTTATTGATAGAGGAAATTTTGATGCCAATGTCTCTGGTGGTGCCGCAAGGAATGGTGTTAGCTGTTGCTCTCTTTCTAATGGAGATATAGTG CTGCTTTTACAGGTTAATGTTGGTGTTAATTTTTTCAGAGACCCGGTCATTGAGATTCTTCAGTTTGAGAAATATCAGGAGAGAAATCGGTTTCCTGAGAACCAAGACAACTTAAATTACAGTAATTATGACCCATGTGGAGAACTATTAAAATGGTTGCTTCCTGTGGATAACACCTTATCTTCTCCCGCTCGTTCTTTGCCTCCTCCTCAGTTAGGTTCCAATTCAGGATTCGGTGGTGCATCACAGAAGTCTTCCTCATCTGGTTCTCAGCTCTTCTCTCATTTTAGAAGTTACTCCATGTCATCACTGCCTCAAAATTCTGCTCCACCTCCACAACCTGTTAAAGCCCAAAGCTCTAAGCCCAACTTTGACCTTGAAGATTGGGATCAGTACTCATCTCAGAAGTTATGGAAAAGTCAAAAACCTGCGGATGAAGAGCTTTTATCTATCCGAGGTGTAtcattagagagagagaggttttcTGTTCGCTGTGGGTTGGAAGGCATCTACATTCCAGGAAGAAGATGGTTGAGGAAACTTGAAATAATTCAACCTGTAGAAATTCATTCTTTTGCTGCTGACTGCAATACAGATGACCTTCTTTGTGTTCAGATTAAG AACGTATCTCCAGCAATTACACCGGATATTGTGTTATATATAGATACTATAACTATTGTTTTTGAGGAAGCTTCAAAGAGTGGACTTCCCTCATCATTACCAATTGCATGTATTGAAGCTGGAAATGATCACAGTTTGCCAAATCTAGCCCTCag GAGAGGTGAGGAGCACTCATTCATTCTCAAACCAGCATCCTTTGTGAAGGATTCCAAAGTTCACAGAGAAAGACTATCCCCATCATTAAGTCTGCATCTTGTACCAAATACTGTGGAAGGCAGGAGTGCAATGAATGTTGACCAGTATGCAATTATTGTATCTTGTCGCAGTAACTACACTG AGTCAAGACTCTTTTTTAAGCAGCCAACTAGTTGGCGACCGCGTAACTCAAGGGATCTTTTGATCTCTGTTGCATCTGAAATGTCAGGACAATCTTCTGGGCCCAATGAGAGAGTCTCCCAGCTTCCAGTTCAg GTTTTAGCTTTACGGGCTTCAAATTTGACATCTGAAGATCTAACTCTGACGGTTCTGGCTCCTGCCTCATTTACTTCACCTCCATCAGTGGGGTCCTTGAGTTCTTCACCGACAACACCAATGAGCTCATTTGTTGGTTTGCCCGAGTCTACAGGTATAATAACTG GCTTGGGTTGTACACATCTGTGGCTGCAGAGCAGAGTTCCATTAGG ATGCGTTCCTGCTCAATCTACGGCTACTATTAAGCTTGAGCTACTTCCCTTGACTGATGGGATAATTTCCCTGGACACTTTACAGATAGATGTTAAGGAGAAAG GTCTAACCTATATTCCCGAGAACTCTCTAAAGATAAATGCAACTTCCAGCATTTCCACGGGGATCATCTAG